A window from Mesorhizobium sp. WSM2240 encodes these proteins:
- a CDS encoding adenylate/guanylate cyclase domain-containing protein: MERHASPTQSSAGAAATVAFIDLAGFSAIADVYGDAAAIDVLDIFEKMVREALDGYEPPIKWIGDEAMLSFPEPEIAIQVLGTLLQACRKEPRLPLTRAGLNHGQVIRRGSDIFGSTVNIAARIAALAAPGQLLATQPIAETAAAKGIVVRDLGKMALRSVADEVPLYEIELAPSPDPAWIDPVCKMHAPYASYRRAAPDGPWFCSPQCEEAYRKSPQTYPLPR, translated from the coding sequence ATGGAACGCCATGCGAGCCCGACACAGAGTTCCGCCGGCGCGGCGGCTACTGTCGCATTCATAGATCTTGCCGGATTCAGCGCCATTGCGGACGTCTACGGAGACGCAGCCGCGATAGACGTGCTCGACATTTTCGAGAAAATGGTCCGCGAAGCCCTGGACGGATATGAACCGCCGATCAAATGGATCGGCGATGAGGCGATGCTCTCGTTTCCCGAGCCGGAAATCGCGATCCAGGTTCTCGGGACACTGTTGCAGGCATGCCGAAAAGAGCCGCGCCTGCCGCTAACGCGTGCAGGGCTGAACCATGGGCAGGTCATCCGCAGGGGAAGTGATATATTCGGATCGACCGTCAACATAGCAGCGCGCATCGCCGCGCTTGCAGCCCCCGGTCAATTGCTTGCTACTCAACCAATTGCCGAGACGGCTGCCGCCAAAGGAATCGTGGTGCGTGATCTCGGAAAAATGGCGCTTAGATCGGTAGCCGATGAAGTCCCTCTTTACGAGATCGAGCTTGCCCCGTCGCCAGACCCGGCCTGGATCGATCCGGTGTGCAAGATGCATGCTCCTTATGCATCGTATCGGCGGGCTGCCCCGGACGGCCCGTGGTTTTGCTCGCCCCAATGCGAAGAGGCGTATCGCAAGTCGCCGCAGACCTATCCGCTGCCTCGATGA